TACTTAGCATTCTGCCTGTTAATTCTTGTAAAGTTGTAGCAAACAAAAGTAGCCTTAAGGTATAGCATATTGTACAAATTAAGCAGCATCTCCCATATAGCAAAAATTGAGTTCCATGCTCTGAAGTGATGGGTGTAAACATCTGACCAGATGATGTGACAAGTTGGGCCTCTAGCTACAGAACCAGAGAATTGAGGTAGATCATTACACCCATCTTGGGTTGATTTAAACATGAAGTTTTGCTGAGAGTTAGTTATGAAGACTGTTTGGTCCCAAGCAGTTTCATGCTTTCTGGCCCTATGTAAAACATTATCATTTGATAACCAGTAGGCTTGCTGAGTTGTAACTCCTTCcacctttatttttgtctttattttttaataaagagcaGTAACTCATTCTATAGTTTAATTAACCCCACTTACTGTGTTATTGCAGCAGGTGAGTGAGACCTTAAAGTACTACTGATTTACTGGTTTAAGACCAGTGTTGGAGGTATCCCACTTTGCCAAGGGTGGAGTTTGTTTTTCTAACtaaattaataatttgtttaaGTTACCTATCTTTTTAAGTGTTCTCTGGGACACTGtaagaatgaaaaagaataattattttagagTCCAGATAGACATTAACTGTCATTTGCGTAACTTCTAAGAGACGAGCAGAGCACTGAGGATCAAGCTGGTCACTCTTAtgtttttgcctttgtttccctAGGTATGCTAGTTTGTATTTCTGTTGTGCAATAGAAGACCAGGATAATGAGCTCCTGACACTAGAGGTCGTTCATCGATATGTAGAGCTTCTGGACAGATACTTTGGAAATGTAGGTTTCACTTTCTCCCATGAACCATGTTCCTGGCTATTTGATAATCAGTTATCTGAAGCTGTTTTGCTTCATGTTTCCATCTGCGCTACTTGTCCGGTAGGCTCTCTCAATCCagagtgaaattaatttttagaatattttatagAATAGTGCTGAAAATAGcataagattatttttccatcctttcttcCCACCGCCCCCCAATTAATCTTGATGCTTTGTATGTCTGTCTTGGAATAGAATTTGAGGGGAAAGCTTGAGGAAAATTACTTAGAAAATTTAATTCTCTCTCCTGATATCTTCAGatacactggttttgtttgtttcataatATTGTGTAACAGTTAAGGACATataaagaggagaaaggtggtggtgtttttttaaagaaaagaccTGAAGAAGGTCCAAATAAGTCTTTCAGTAAGTGCTTAAAGACTACAAGAGACCCAtcttttctgtgaatatttttgaaattattccCACCACCTTAACTAATGTCTTATTTAAATCACTGTGCCATGACTCATGTTTGTACCGcctcaaaacaaaaaagcagttgGTGACTGTAAGGTCACTAGGACAAGGAATTTGTCTTGCTCAGTGAAACTGTGCATGAATGTATGTAACCCGTATTACAAGTGCTATGTAAGACCTATTGTAAAGTTAGTAGGGTAGGAAGTCAGCTTTGTTCTCTGAGAACCAGTATGAATGTAGTGTATTAGATAAAACAAGAATATCTTTGCTGTAAGTTTAGGGTATATATGTGAACTGAATATGTGCAGAAGTTGCAATATTACATAATATGCAGTATCTTTCTTCACCCTGCTACCTGCCACAAGAGTGCATATGTTGAATGCATTTGATCATCTTCACAACTTTTGGCCCAGTAGTGCTTATAATGCTGTGGAAGTTATTTAAATGTGGGGTGTCCTTTTCTTCTGGCAGGTGTGCGAGCTGGATATtatctttaattttgaaaaagcttATTTTATTCTTGATGAGTTTATAATTGGTGGAGAAGTACAAGAGACTTCAAAGAGGTCTGCAGTGAAAGCCATAGAAGACTCTGACATGTTGCAGGAGGTAAGGCAGAAGACAAGAGGCAAACACCTCATCTTCCTACAAGTTTCTTGTTGGACAGGAGCTTAAAATACAGCTAAGCGCTTCTGGTACTTAATTATCAAAATGTGTCTTATGTTCAGTTTCAACAGGTACAACAAGGCAGTTAAGGTAGCAGTCACATAAGCTTTCAATTCAACCCTCTTGCATCTTGCGGAATCATCTGGAGGCTCTTTATATACTGCTGTTGCTCTGGTAGTTTAACTGCTAGAGTTTCTTGGATATTATATCGAGAAATAGTTTAAGACATATCTAagatatttatataatataaGAACATAATCTAAGATtttatgtatacatgtatatatataaatacagaaaaaaactctTTCACTAATGCATTAGAAACAGATGACCTACTATTAACATTCAAAATTGGAAAGAGTATGTGCTGGCAAACTCCACATTCATTCATAAACACCCATGTAGTTTTTCTGGAGGGCACAGATATGTAACCTTTATTCAGAGCCCTGCAGGAATTCTCTTCTGTAACTTGTACCATTGAGCCAGGAATGGCAAAAGCAGTTGAATGTGACGAATTTACTTCACCCCATTGTAATACTGAAGGAAACAGCACGCTGGTAGAACTAGTTAGGGACACGCTGTGCAAGTCGAACAGTTTTTCACAGTGGTCTGGCATTTGCACGTGAAACTAAGCCAGCTATGTAAAAAGACCAGCTAGACATGATGAGTTTAGCCACAACAGTGGTATGTCACGATTTGAAGATCAGATTCTAAAACGCTGTTAAaggtttttaaagcagaattatttctacattttaattaatgtgaTCTAATTCCGTGTGTACCTACAAGTGTCTTCAAAGAGGACAAGAGGGTTTGTTTGAATATCACTGTACCACGCCATAATGCATcagttgtttctctctttttattttttcttccagacagtGGAAGAGTACATGAACAAGCCTgcattttaatgttaaaactaCCTGGAGAGAGAACTGCTGTATGCACCTGTAAAATGCGCTTCCTGAAATTGCTTCCCAATGTGCCAGATCCTCAGAGAAATACCAAAAACCAATAACTAAAGGGGTTTGTTTGTATAATGGTGAAGATGAAGGTCAGCTAATGTAGCACAGGGTTTAACAATTCTGTACTTGCGTTACTCTGCGTATGAGTTTCTCAGAGTTGTTATTACCCTTGATCAAGTTTCTCTTCTTCTTGCTGGACTAAACACTTGTTTTGTACCATGTCTTTTAGCTACGGGTTTTGTCATCATAAAATGTTGCTCTTAACAGTACTTTGAAGAGGTATTTTTACTAGTTTTGGTCCACTGCTGACCGTATGACTCTACTTTTGTACAAATGTCCATTATTTTGAATGTAATGATTATTCTGCTCTAATAATAATCTTTTTTCTAAAAGCCAAATTTTTGTGGGCCCTGATTTCACAAGGTTGTTTTCTTGAAGAGATTAGCCCATCTAGTATAGGAAGAAATATGCTCCTCTTCAGACCATCCCCTTTCTTTTACtatcttccttctattttctgcTCTAGTCTGCTAATAAGACTGCTCCAAGTGCTGCTAGAGCACACTCCACACCTCCATTTAATCTGGAAGACTGTTCTGACTCAAGGTAGACTTCTTCCAGGTTTAATGAATCCTTTTTGCTGCTGCATGCGGATGGCCTGTTTCTGTCATTTTCCTATCCCCTTCCTAGATCCCCTGGACCTGGACAAAAGCTACAACCCTTGGAAGTGTGCAGCTTGAGAGCAGGAGATATCCTAAGGAGAAGAAATTAATCTTTAGGATTTTGGGGTGAAGATCATCTTGATTATCTTTTGGTATCCACCAATAACCGCCTTTCCCAGTAGAGTTTTCCAGTCCCAAATTCACACACGTATTGGAATGATCAGCTTCCTGGTAGTTGAACATGGCCCATTTTTGTGAAAATTGGACAATTTAACCAACCTTTTATAACTTTGCAAGCTGCACAAAGGGGAAAAGGGTGAAATAGTAGAAAGGAGAAGAATCAGCTGGACTGTGCATCTTACTGTGTGTCATAAAACATTGTAGCTGTGTGTGGGGAGCCAGGTGTGTTAGCTTGCCTGTCTTTCTGTCAGAGCAATTTGGACTCTATAAACTGATTGAACTGGCTTCCTGAGATTATTTCCTCTTTTAACAGAATTCAAAGCTCAGAGAAATTCTCTTTATCTTAGTCTGTCAAATCATGACATTATTGTGTACAAAAAATTCGGTAAGTTATCAGACAAATATGCCAGAATGATCTGAACATTGATTCGCATTTCCCTTCAACAtatattttctttgatttctggaATGTACAGCCAGTATTTTCCTGGAATGTACAGTCAGTATTTTCCTTCAGGGATTTTTCTAATCTTTAAATGCCTGCATGCCTAGTCTTTTTTTCACTGCTCCTTCTTTCCCAGTCTGTTTGTATCTTCCTGGGGAggggtttgagggtttttttttggagggtgggAGCACTTTGACACAACATGACAACTTTGGTAATTGTCAACCCACTTTTCTGCTTGTGTTATCTAGTCTGTTAGTAAAACTGTGACAAGCTGGTTCATAGCGTCATGCTGCTCTTTTTATAATTACTTTATCcatctgttttctctgtattGATGTCAAAGGCATACTTTCAGCATTGGAAAAATAGTGAAATTGCTGAAGGGCTTTTAATAGCTCTGAAGACATTCAATTTAATAGTAAATTAATGAAATTGTATGAGTTGTATATTATTTTCTCATGGTTTGAAATGAAGTTTTTTAAAGTAGAGTGTTTAATTGATTAAGAAGCCACTTCAGAATGTGCAAAGAGGCTCTTTCCGCTCTTTACTTCTACAAGTGACTTCTATTCAGTGAAAAATCATCAGgagtttcatttgcttttactctttttttggaGCCATGCTGTGATTCTCTGACTCTTGTAACTGTCATGTTGCTTGAATTCTAGAGTATATCAAAATAGGAGTTCCAAAAAGAAGATTTCTTGGTATGAATAAGGGTATCATAAGCCTGTCTTTTCAGTCATTCTAAGAAGAGCTGTAGGACTTCTTTCTCATTTCAAATGAAGAATAATTccttatggaaaaaataatacattagCTAGGGGTACTTATGCCAGCCATATCAATACAGCATCTGAAATAAATAGCACTGCCAAACAGATGTATCCAATGTCAACTTGAGAAGTGTGAAGGAGTGAGTATAGTTTGTTTGCCCTCGTGCAAAGGGTCATTGGAATATGGTGTGCCTGTTGTACCAACTGCCTTTGTGCTACAAAGTTGGATGGAAAGTATGTGTTAAGCACTCTAAAGAACTGCTAAATTGTTTTTGCTCTCTAAGAAACATCTACAGATTCCTGTTGCTTTGCCTATAAGATGGGCTACTCAAAGTAGGCAGGTGAGCATTACTTAACCTGACTTTTGCAAGTGCCAGTCTGTATGTACTTAAGAACACATTGGTTTGAAACATAAAACTTGTCTTTATACTTTTTACAGCCTTCAGTGAGAAAGGGGTCACTCAGCTGGGTGGTGTTATAATGGCATTCAGTTCAACCCGACTCTTTCTCCAAGCCCAAATGAAACCCAGTTATTGTCAGGTTGCCTTTAGGTCGCTGTGTCAAAATGCCTGTGCTTCCATCTTTGTGGAACTCCACTGCCATCAACAGGACTCTACATAGATTAGTGCACTGTGGAGTATAGCTCATCAGAAGATTTATGTCTCTCTCAATATcttatttctttgatttttcttaaagcagGAGATACATATTGTATATATGCACAAATCTCTCTGAAGCATTGCACGTTTCATTTGTTAGCTGTTGATGTTTGTCTTTCCAACCTGCCTATTCTAGGAAATGCTTAATATAAAGCTTTCTGAGATAACTTTATGAATTTATTATCTAAGAAAGTATTAGAAAGCAGGTTCCTTAACAGTTTTCCCAATCTCAACTCTCACCTTGCTG
This region of Strix uralensis isolate ZFMK-TIS-50842 chromosome 9, bStrUra1, whole genome shotgun sequence genomic DNA includes:
- the AP1S3 gene encoding AP-1 complex subunit sigma-3 — translated: MIHFILLFSRQGKLRLQKWYTTLPDKEKKKIIREIVQIILSRNQKTSSFVDWKDLKLVYKRYASLYFCCAIEDQDNELLTLEVVHRYVELLDRYFGNVCELDIIFNFEKAYFILDEFIIGGEVQETSKRSAVKAIEDSDMLQETVEEYMNKPAF